The Homalodisca vitripennis isolate AUS2020 unplaced genomic scaffold, UT_GWSS_2.1 ScUCBcl_3826;HRSCAF=9596, whole genome shotgun sequence genome window below encodes:
- the LOC124372690 gene encoding deoxyuridine 5'-triphosphate nucleotidohydrolase-like: MSMSSEDEQSGVLVDNRDNRLCHPLPDQSIFFFSVEQLKLGFQRLTENAFPPQRSSASAAGFDLRSAYDYIVPKFERQLVKTDLAIKLPDNCYGRIAPRSGLALHNFIDVGAGVVDRDYTGNVCVLLFNHSNKDFVIKKGDRIAQLICEVVLYPDLYEIANVGETVRGSNGFGSSGLQ; encoded by the exons ATGTCAATGTCCTCTGAAGATGAGCAGAGCGGTGTCCTAGTTGATAACAGAGATAACAGATTGTGCCATCCTCTTCCTGATCAGTCT atattttttttttcagtggagCAGTTAAAATTAGGGTTCCAACGTCTAACTGAAAATGCATTTCCTCCACAACGGAGTTCAGCTTCAGCTGCAGGCTTTGACTTAAGAAGTGCATATGATTATATAGTACCGAAATTTGAGAGACAATTAGTTAAGACAGATTTAGCAATTAAATTACCAGATAAttgttatggtagaatagcacctagGTCTGGGTTAGctcttcataattttattgatgttggagcaggtgtagttgaTAGAGACTATACAGGAAATGTGTGTGTTCTTCTATTTAACCACTCTAAtaaagactttgttattaaaaaaggagatagAATAGCACAGCTTATTTGTGAAGTAGTATTATATCCAGACTTATATGAGATTGCAAACGTAGGAGAGACTGTGAGGGGATCAAATGGGTTTGGGTCTAGCGGTTTACAgtaa